The Deltaproteobacteria bacterium genome has a segment encoding these proteins:
- a CDS encoding SDR family NAD(P)-dependent oxidoreductase, whose product MDLQGAVAFVTGGASGLGAATVRRLVAGGARAVICDRDADRGEALAGELGDGVEFAQADVTDEAQVRAAIDRARALGPLRIAVSCAGVGWARRTLDRDGNPHDLELFRQVVGINLVGTFNVLRLAAAAMAATEPAATGERGVVVQTASAAAFDGQVGQVAYAASKAGVVGMTLPAARDLAPVGVRVVAIAPGVFDTPMLGLLPPAAREALTKDVVFPKRLGDPDEFARLVEAIVTNPYLNGETIRLDGALRMPPK is encoded by the coding sequence ATGGATCTGCAGGGCGCTGTGGCGTTCGTCACGGGCGGCGCATCCGGGCTCGGCGCGGCGACGGTCCGCCGACTGGTGGCCGGCGGCGCGCGGGCGGTCATCTGCGATCGAGACGCGGACCGGGGCGAGGCGCTCGCGGGGGAACTCGGCGACGGGGTCGAGTTCGCGCAGGCCGACGTGACCGACGAGGCGCAGGTGCGCGCGGCGATCGACCGCGCCCGGGCGCTGGGGCCGCTGCGGATCGCGGTGAGCTGCGCCGGCGTCGGGTGGGCCAGGCGCACGCTCGACCGCGACGGCAACCCCCACGATCTCGAGCTGTTTCGCCAGGTCGTGGGCATCAACCTGGTCGGCACGTTCAATGTGCTGCGGCTGGCCGCGGCGGCGATGGCCGCGACCGAGCCGGCGGCGACGGGCGAGCGCGGCGTCGTCGTGCAGACGGCGTCCGCCGCGGCGTTCGACGGCCAGGTCGGCCAGGTCGCCTACGCCGCGTCGAAGGCGGGCGTCGTCGGCATGACGCTGCCGGCCGCGCGCGACCTCGCGCCCGTCGGCGTCCGCGTGGTCGCGATCGCGCCGGGCGTGTTCGACACGCCGATGCTCGGGCTGTTGCCGCCGGCCGCGCGCGAGGCGCTCACGAAAGACGTCGTGTTCCCCAAGCGGCTCGGCGACCCGGACGAGTTCGCGCGGCTGGTCGAGGCGATCGTCACCAACCCGTATCTCAACGGCGAGACGATCCGACTCGACGGCGCGCTGCGCATGCCGCCCAAATGA